The sequence ATATCTGTCTACCTTCCTTTTTTTGACCGGCACCTCTATGCTTAACGTCATCTTTTTTCGCACTGAAACAGGACGTGAACCCGTGCGAGAATGGCTGCGAGGACTAGATAAAGCAGATAAACAGAGAATCGGAACGGATATAGAAAAGGTACAGTTTCGTTAGCCCGTGAGCACGCCGCTCGCTCGAAAACTGGAAACCGATTTATGGGAGGTCCGCAGTAACCTCCGCCAAAAACGTATAGCACGGATTTTGTTTACTGTTGCTGATAACGGGATGGCACTTCTGCATGGCTTTATCAAGAAGACTCAAAAAACACCACAGAAGCATTTACGTTTGGCACGAAAGCGAAGGCATATATGGGAAAAGGGGAGAGAAGTAGGTGTATCCAATTTTAAGGAGTGATGAAATGAGATTCTTATTTACCGTAGTCGTATTGTTCGGGTTCGCAACGCTTGCATACGCCGAGAAACCCCCCGAAAATATCCTCAAAAACGGTGATTTTGACCTCAAACTTGATGGGTGGCACCATTGGACACATGCGGATGCCGCCGCGCTTTTTCAAACTGAGGGCAAAAAGGCAGAACCCGTCGCCGGAAAAAACGCTGTTTACATCAAAATCAGCAAGGCAGGCGAGTTGTGGCACATCCAATTCTATCAGCAACCCTTCACCTTGGAAAAAGGTATCACCTATACCTATAATTTGTGGGCAAAAAGTGAAAAGCCAAGAAGCGTCGTAATGCGTATCCTTCATCAAGGGGCCCCATGGAATGAATACGCCCGAAAATCAATTAACCTCTCCGAAGAATGGAAGGAATTCTTCATCACCTTCAAAATGACAGCAGATGATGTCAATACACGCGCCGGCATTATTATGGGCGCAGAGAAAGTTGATGTCTGGCTCGATCATATCCGTCTCTACGAAGGCGAATTTGTAAGCGACATTGAAGGCGCAGAGCCACAAGCCGTTGAACCTTCGGACAAATTAACAACGACTTGGGCAATACTCAAATCGCTTTAGGAGTAATCGGTAAAATGGCAAAACTATACAAACAGATTTCACCTAAACTACAGCAATTCATCGAAGACCAAAAAATTTTCTTTGTTGCAACCGCAACTGCTGACAGCAGAATCAATCTATCCCCGAAGGGTATGGACTCTTTGCGCATCCTTGATCCAAAGCGGGTCGCTTGGTTAAACGTGACCGGAAGCGGAAATGAAACCGCCGCGCATGTTCAAGAAAACCCGCGCATGACGCTTATGTTTACCGCTTTTGAAGATAATCCCTTGATCCTTCGCCTCTACGGCACCGCAAAAGCCATCCACAAGGATGATCCCGAATGGCAGCTACTCTTCCCGCTGTTCACACCACTACCGGGTGCAAGGCAAATCTTTGATCTCACCGTTGACCTTGTGCAAACCTCGTGCGGAATGGCTGTCCCGCTTTATGACTATGTCGGTGAAAGAGAGCAGCTAAACGCGTGGGCAACCAAGAAGGGCGAAGAAGGCGTAGAAGCATATTGGAAAGAAACCAACCGCACCAGCCTCGATGGAAAACCTACCCATTTCTCCTAAGGACTTGCAAGGTAGTAGGCACACTCCGTGTGCCGTAAACTGTTGAAGCTGTTTACGGCTCGCGACTTCCCTGCTAAAATGGACAGCAACAGAACTGGATACCCTAAAAGGTTCTCTGGCATATAAGCCCAAAACAGTGTATAATGTACGTTGATGTCAAAATACATATACTCTTTCCCGAGGAGTCAAAATACAATTATCCAAAAGATGGACCAAACTTCATCAAAAACCGATTTTTGACAACGGAAAAAACCGAGCAAAAACCCAATAGTTAAAAACATGAAATTATCACTTATTATTATCATCGCGTTCTTTATAACGTGTCTCCCCTTCGCACACGCGTTACCACCAGATGCTGAACTCCAGCATGCAATCCAAACCGCTCGGAAATTCACTAACCTTAAATCCCAGTACACCCAAAGCGAAATAACAGAGTGCGTAACTGACAGTTTTGTCACCCTCGCCAAGAATTGGCACAACTTACCCGCAATATATCGGCAGGAACTCAAGCCAATTTTCCTAAGACCCGGACTCCCCGGTAGTTTCTTCGGTGAGATAGAATTGCCAGAAAAGTTTAACACACCGCACTTCAGGCTCCACTATACGCGTGTCGGACCACACGCACCGCCACTTGAAGATTTTCACCCACGTAACGGCGTACCTGATTATATCGACCTCTGTGCAGATGCAATGGAACGCGCCTACCACGTCCAAATCGACCTGATGGGATTTAAGGTCCCCTATATTGATTTCTGGGCAGCGCAGAACGGCGGAAATCATAAATATGATGTTTATCTCTTTACCTTCCCCGCACTCGGCATCGCGACAGGTGATTGGTTTGAAGGACGCGTTTTAGCTACCGCACTGACCATCGCCCCCTACTTCATGATCAATTCCCGTATCTACGATTACGTCGGAAAATCCGAAGGGATTCGCTATCTGCAGACAACCTGCACCCACGAGTTCCAGCACGGAGTCCAGTTCGGCTACAACGCCTATATGCCGACATGGTTCATGGAAGCGTCCGCAACGTGGATAGAAGTCATGACATACGATGGTGGGCGCATTGATGATGGTGATACGCTTCCCGATCCCGATGAACCTAACGAGACCGATGCCTATAACCTTTACACGCATCAACTCCGACGCTGGTTTCTCATTCCGGATATCTCACTTGAAAGTCGCATTGGCGACCACGAGTACGGTTCCGTTATCTGGGCATTATATATGACACAGCGATTCGGATACGATATCGTTAGGCAGTTTTATGGAAATACCACCGATGGAAGTTATCGCGAGATGGGGAACTTCTACGATGTCTTTACCGACAACGGCACCACCCTCGCCGAGGCGTTCAAGACCTTTACGGTATGGAATTATTTCACAGGCAACCGCGCCAATACTGCAACCGATATGCCCGGGTATAAGTTTGCACATCGTTTTCCGCCCGTCGCTATTCACCCAAACGATGTCCACACCAGTTATCCAATCCGCACCGACTTC comes from Candidatus Poribacteria bacterium and encodes:
- a CDS encoding carbohydrate binding domain-containing protein — protein: MRFLFTVVVLFGFATLAYAEKPPENILKNGDFDLKLDGWHHWTHADAAALFQTEGKKAEPVAGKNAVYIKISKAGELWHIQFYQQPFTLEKGITYTYNLWAKSEKPRSVVMRILHQGAPWNEYARKSINLSEEWKEFFITFKMTADDVNTRAGIIMGAEKVDVWLDHIRLYEGEFVSDIEGAEPQAVEPSDKLTTTWAILKSL
- a CDS encoding pyridoxamine 5'-phosphate oxidase family protein; this translates as MAKLYKQISPKLQQFIEDQKIFFVATATADSRINLSPKGMDSLRILDPKRVAWLNVTGSGNETAAHVQENPRMTLMFTAFEDNPLILRLYGTAKAIHKDDPEWQLLFPLFTPLPGARQIFDLTVDLVQTSCGMAVPLYDYVGEREQLNAWATKKGEEGVEAYWKETNRTSLDGKPTHFS